The genomic stretch TCTTGTAATCATAATTACTGTAGATAAATGAAGTGTTGGAGAATAGTTTGCTATTGATGATACTGTTCCATCGTAATGTGGCTGTCGTATTTCCCCAATCGGTATTGAAAGTATCTCCCAGTCCTAAAACATCCCTTCCGAAATACCCCGAAATATAAATACGGTTGTTGTCATTGATTTGATAATTGGCTTTCAGGTTAAGATCATAAAAATATAATTTGTTGTCTTTATAATCCTTAGAAGATTTAAGGAATAAATCAGCATACGTTCTTCTTCCGGAGACAATAAAAGAGGATTTTTCTTTCTGAAGCGGTCCCTCTACACTCAGTCTGCTGCTAATCAGCCCAATTCCGCCATTTACATTATAATTTTTGTTATTTCCATCCTTCATTTTCACATCCATCACCGAAGAAAGACGGCCCCCATACTGAGCCGGGCTATTTCCTTTGATAATACTGGCATCCTTCAGGGCATCACTGTTGAACGTACTGAAAAAACCAAGTAAATGCGAAGCATTATAAACGGGAGCTTCATCCAAAAGAATCAGGTTTTGATCTGTAGCGCCTCCTCTTACACTGAATCCGCTGCTTCCTTCACCGTTACTTTTAATACCCGGTAGAAGCTGTATGGTCTTCATAACGTCCTTTTCACCAAATAATACCGGAAGTTTTTCAATATTTTTGATGCTTAAAGTTTCTGTTCCCATTTGGGCACTTGAAAGGTTTTTATCCTTTTTAACCCCGGTTACAACCACTTCATCTATCGTGTTAGACTTCTGTTCTTCCTGGTTAAGGAATAGATCCAGCTTCATATTCTGTTCAACGTTAATTTGTTGTTCAAAATCTTTGTAACCCGGATAAGAAATAACGATGGTATGGTTTCCTTCTGGTAGAGAAAGAGAGTAGAACCCATATTCATTAGCTACAACGTTAATCGAAGGATCATCGCTTACTTTTACCGTTACACCAATCAGCAATTCGCCATTTTTTTTGTCCTTTACAGTTCCGCTTACGGAGCGGGCTTGCTGTTGGGCCATCATCACAGTGCTGAAACAGAGCGCGGCAGTGGCCGCGGTAATTTTGAAAAAAGATGTTTGCATTAGTTTTTTTTAAAGTAGTAGATATCTTCTATATTGAGGCGGAGTTTATGGTTTCCTGATGATTAGTTGAATGAATAGGAAATTAGTTACATTCAAAACCTTGATATTATTCATAAAATAACACTTTTCTCATTGTTAATCAGTGTTGTTAGAAATTTGAATATGAAAGATTATGAAGAAAGACTGTAAGAAATGTATTCATTTTAAAGTTGTTGTGATATTAATCAATGAAAAACAGATTATGGTAGTGAAAAGCATAAGTATATAGATTCATTGTTTTTGTTTATAAATATTAATTTTTTTAATCATACAACGGGAAAAATTGTGTAATATTTCGATTTTAAGGTATTGAAATAATAGATCAGAAGATAATTTTTTTCTTTTTTAAGCCTTTCCAATCCAAATTTTAGACTTATCTTGCTTGAGAAGAATGACGAGAAGAGTATGGAAAATCTTAAAAAGTGGATGTTGAATAATATTTCCACCGTAGTGTTAACGGTTTTGTTCATTATCATATTGGTTAATCTGGATGCTAAGGCATGGTTGATGAGGCAGGTTGCCTCCACAGGAATCCTTAACTCCAGCATTTCTGAACCTGAAAAGAAACCAGGCACTCCAGCCGCTTATACAGATTTAATCTTGAAGAACGAAGAAGGAAACCTTATTGATGCTTCTCATCTGAAAAATAAAGTTGTTTTTATTAACTTCTGGGCATCATGGTGTCCGCCATGCCGGGCTGAGTTCCCATCAGTTGAAAAGCTGTACAATAAATATAAAGTCAATCCTGATATAGTATTCCTTACAGTGAATCTTGATGATAATCCTGCTCTGGGAAAAGCCTATTTAAAGGAAAAAGGATTTACAGTTCCTTTTATAACCCCTGCAGGCAATATTCCTGAAGCACTGTATAGCGGTTCATTGCCAACCACCGTTGTGATAGATAAGAATGGAGAAATCCGGCTTCATCATACAGGTGTTGCAGATTACAGCAAAGATTCTTTTTACCAGCAAATTGATTCGTTACTGAAATAAAAGAGATCATAAAAACTTTGAATAACGATAGATATGAATTTATATACCTTGCTTTCCTTTCATCCGAAAGAGGATTATTATTTCTCAGTGATTGATAAACAAGGAAGTATTTTTGATAAATTTCAACTTCCTGAATACCGGGAGATTCCAATCAGAAATAATATCATTCCTATTAAAGAAGACTTTACCAGCGAGTATTCTTTGAATCTTGATGATTTTTTAAAAGAGCATGATCTTTATACCTGCTATACTGGCGGTGTTGGAGATTTGTTTTCAGAGAGGGCAGTTGTAGCATTAAAAACCGAGCTTCAGAGTGAAATTGAATTTATTCCCTGTATGCTGAAAGGCCAGCCAATACCTGTTTATGCAGCATTATTCCTGAAAAGTGCTCCTATTGTAAAGGATTTTGAAGGAATGGGCTTTATTTTTGAAAACACTCATTTATCGGGTGTGAAATATGCCGTTCAGGATGAAAATAAAGGAGTTAAGTTCGTTACTCAGGCTTTTGTAGAGCTTGTAAAAAAATATAACCTGAAAATCGAGTGTAAACTACAAACCGATGATAAAGCTTACCAATGATTTCATTTAGAATATTATCTATTGAAGAAATAGAAGCTGAGGTTTTAAAAGGAAAAATAAACATACAGAATTTCCCTAAAACCATTGATTTCCCTTTTCCTGAACAGTATAAAAAACTGGTTACTCTAATAAAAACAACAGAGATTGCATCAGAAGCTATTTTATATAATGCTGTTGAAGCGGGGAATGAAAATAAAGAGTTTTTATTAAAGGATTATTGGTGTTTTGCCGGAAACGGGCAGGGAGACCGTTGGTTTTTGAATAAGAATGGAGCTGTTTTCTTTTATAACCATGATTATGATGAAAGATTAGAATCCATGAACATCAGTTTTGAACAATGGCTGCAGATGACATTTGTTATTCGCCAACTGGATCTGTATTTTGATGAACATAATAATATTTCAGAGCCTGTGCAGCAGATGTTCTATAAAACCTTGAATGTCATTCATCCGAAATTAAGTGAAATTTATCCTTTTACAGTTTAACTTTAGCAGAAACAGAATCTTTAAGATTGCAGCACCTGATAAAATCCTCTATTTTTGAAGTCAAAAGAAAATTATTTACCACTAATATCATTTTTATATTTCTTATGAATGTAGACCAACTTACGGCAAAAGCACAACCTATGATCCGCAACGCACAAGTATTTGTTTCAGCTTATGAGCCTGATGAAAAAACAGCTTATGCTAATGAAGATGAACCTGTTCGTTTTCTGGTGAAACATTTAGATCAATGGATGGGGCTTACCGAAGATCAGGATGAATTCAGTTTTTTGCCTATTAATATAAAATCCATCGATTTAAATAAATATACAGCATTAACCGAAAAACCTATAAAGATTTATCCGCCATTTGAAACTTTAATGCACTACGGAGATGAAGAAATCCAGCAATGGATTACTGAAAATGATGGTGATAAGGACGATCTGTGCAGTTTATTGGCATTTGCTTCAGATGAATATACCGATATTTGGATGAACTCTCACCCTATCTATTCATATGATGGAATCTTTGCTTATCAGGGTGGTTGGGCAATGACTTGGCCGGAAGATGATGTTCCTATGCAATGGAATGAAGACCTGGAGTTTCTTTTTCAGATTGGATTAAAAGATGAGCCTTTTATAGAAGTATTTTATGATAAAAACAATGCTTCCTATATCTGTATGGAACGTAATACATAAAAACAATGGAAGAAGTACAACATGTTTACTGCGAAAAGCATGGGCAACGGGACCTGAAGTTACTATGCAGCCACCTTCTTGCCAGCAGTCATGAGCCGATAGGTTTTCATGAATTTGAGCCGGAAAATATGGCCTGGTGTCATGAATGTGAAAAAGCCCTCAGTAAAACCAGAACAGATGAAGAACAGGATCAGTGGTCTCAGGATTGTGGTTACAAAATCGTATGTGCAGTTTGTTGGGATGCTGTAAAAGAATCAAACCAAATTATTAAAAAATCAATGAATTTAGCAGAATTAGAACAGAAATATAACATTCAATACCCTGAAATTTACCATCAACTGGCTGAAAATAATATGTTGGACTGGGGACTATCCGGTTCAAGCTGGTATTACGACACTTTTCCAAAGTTAAAAGCAAACCCACCTTTACTTTTATTTGGATTTGATATTGAAATATGGAATGACCAGGAACTTGTTGAGACCTCTATTGATGAAATGTCTGATGAGGAAGATTACAGAAATATTCATCCGGATTATCAATTCATTCCATTTGCACAAAATGGAGCGGGGGACTTGTATGCCTTTCAGTTTGATCTGCAGAAGAATGGCGAAGTTCCTGTAACTCTTATTCCTCACGATGATGATGAAGCTCAGGTATTAGCCGGAAATTTCCAGGATTTTATATTTCGTCAGCTTCTGGAATCAGTAGCAGAAATAGATGAAGGTTCTATATTTTATGAAGAGGAAGAAGAGGATTTGAAGCAAAATCTCTTCAATCAGCTGAAAACCCATGAACCTTATCTCACAGCAAAGCAGATAGAAATTCTGAATTCTATTTATCAACGTGATATTTTTGAATATACCTATAAAATTCCCAATGGCGGGTCATTTGAAACAGAAGGACTGGTTACATTTGATGAGGTAGAAGAAATTTTAAATAAGGAGATCGCTTCTGAACATTTGAACAGAAATTTTAATTATACAGAATCTCCAAAATCATAAGTAAGTTATTAGATAATTGTTAAAAAGCCTTTAGTGTGAATCTGCAGGCTTTTTTAATGATGTTCATCATGGATTAATTCAAAGATTGAATAAACTTTTGAATGAGAGTAAAAAAGAAATCATAGTCTGCTGCAATCACTACCGATTTTTCATTCGCTCTTATTTCATAATTGGTTTTTTGATGAAAATAAACCTAATCATTGTCCATTCCTGTGTATTTACCACTAATATACAAATATAGTCTGTGATTTTCTTCATGAAAAAACAGTACTTTTATACCTTAACAACCAGAATATGCCGGATCGGTTAAGAATCCATATCGAAAAAATACTTCCTCTCACTGATGAAGAATTTGAATTGATCTCCTCCTGTTTTACTTATAAAAAATATAAGAAACATCAGTTTTTAATACAGGAAGGAGAACCTGTACCTTATAATTACTTTGTGTTGAAAGGTCTTCTGAAACTAGTATATACAGAAGAAACCGGAAAAGAACATATCGTAGGGTTCGCCATGGAAGACTGGTGGGAAACTGATTTTCCTGCTTATTATCAGAGTCAGAAATCCACTATGTCATTAGAATGTGTAGAAGATACGGAAGTATTATGCCTTAGTCTTGAGAATTACAGGAAAATCTGTACAATCTATCCTAAAATGGAACATTTCTTTCTGGAAAAAGCCTATATGGGATTTATTTCAGCCCAACAACCATGACAACCGGAATAAAAGAACGGTATGAACAGCTGTTGGAAAAATACCCGTCCCTTGTACAGCGTGTTCCCAAATCATTATTAGCTGCTTATTTGGGTGTTTCCCGCGAAACCCTCAGTCGTTTACCTTTATAAGTTGTGATTTCCGTCACTTGATAATCGTGATTCCGGTCACAGCATTTTGAGATACCTGTTCTGCAATTTTGCAGGGTAACGTATAACAAAATTTAACAATGGAAAAAAGAATCGTAAACCCATGGAAATGGCAGCAAGCGCGCAGTTACTCACAGGCAGTTGAAGTAAAAAACGTAGAAGCTACTTTATACTGTTCAGGACAGGCAGCCATTGATCCGGATGGTATCTCAAGCAATAAGGATATGGAAAGTCAGCTTAAGCAGACCATCGCTAATCTTGAAGAAGTGATTACAGCTGCAGGGTATGAGTGTAAAGGAATTGTGAGATTAAATATCTATACCACCTCAACTCAGGAGCTATGGCCACATTTTTCTATCCTCCAGAAATGGATTGTACAACACAATATTGAACAGGCAGTCACTATGCTTGAAGTTAATCGCTTATTTGAAACCTTAAAAGTGGAATTAGAAGCCATCGTTGTTAAGTGATTTTCAAAAATTAGGAGGTTGTTTCAATAATCAAAGTAGACTTTTGCCATTCTGAGAACAGCGAAGAATCTCTAAAAAAGAAAGGATTAAAACTCTTTACCGTATTGCTGAATCGTATTCAAAGACTTTTAAAATCTGTATTCAAAATGGCAGCCTCTTTTTTCTTACCTTTATGTAAATTAAAAACATCATCATTTAGGACACATGAATATTCAACTTTTTTCAAAAAATGCACTGATAGGAGGTGCTACCCAGGGAATAGGAGCAGGAATTGCCGTTGAATTGGCAAAATGTGGGGCTAATGTTACGATAGTGGCCCGAAACGAAACCAAACTGAAGGATTTTATGGCCTCATTACCGATTGTCCATCCGGAGCAGAACCATGAATACCTGGTTGCCGATTTTTCTGATTTTGAAAGTTATCAACAAATCATTGCAAGATATTTTAATACGCATTCCATAGATATTCTGGTGAATAATACCAATGGTCCTGAACCGGGACTTGCTGTTGACAAGAAGGTAGCAGATTATCAGAAAGCTTTTGATCTTTTATTTAAAACGGTTTGTGAAACAACCTTATTGGCTTTACCTTACATGACTGAGCAAAAAAATGGACGCATTATTAATGTTTCTTCACTTTCTGTAAAAGAACCCATCGGAAGTCTTGCTCTTTCCAATTCTATCCGTTCAGCAGTAATGGCTTGGGCAAAAACCTTATCTAATGAAGTCGCGCAGCATAATATTACCGTCAACAATATTTTAACAGGATATTTTGACACAGCGCGTATCCAAAACCTGATTCATCATGATGCTCAAAAAGAAGGTGTGCCTGAAGATGAGATCAAACAAACGAGAGAAAATAAAATCCCGATGAAAAGATTTGGAAAACCTGAGGAATATGGCTATCTGGTAGCTTTCCTGGCCTCAGAATATGCTTCTTATCTTACCGGAGCTAATATTCCTTTGGATGGCGGGCTGAATAATACATATTAAAAATGTAAAATTAGAATTGGATATTGCAACTAAATGAGAACCTTAATAAAGTACGGAGCAGTAATTCTACTTTTACTTATTAAGTATACCCAAAAATATTTTGACTTTACAGCTTCAAAATCAAATATTATCATTATTCCTTTATTAGTGGGACTTTTGGTGGTGAGTTTCATGCTGGTCTATGTTTATGAATCAAAAAATAAAATAGAACACAGGACCACTAATTTGATTTTAAAAATACTGGTTTTTCTTTTTGGAGTAAATATATATCTAAACAATGTTCAATCTCGCAAATAATATTGTATGAATGTCATGTTTTGCTTGATTTTCAATGTAATGCAGGAGGCTATGAATTAAAACTATATAATGATAAAACATATATGCTCAATGAATATTGGCATGGGAGCAGTCGTCATTATTTTGGAAAATATGAACTTAAAAATAGCTTTCTAACTTTAAATGATAAAAGAATAATGGATAAAACTGAAATGCAAATGACTTCAATATATAAATATAATTCCCCAAAAAAGTTTTGAGCCTCTGAAGTAGGTTACCCTAGTTTAAAACTTAAAAAATAAAAAGTCACAGGTTGATGTAATATTTCTTTTCTATCAGTTGTCTTATCAATATTGGAAAATATAATATGAAAAACTGGTCTTTTAAAAAATGGAACACCATATTGGGATGGTTCCTTTTTGTTATTGCATTAATTACTTATTTTTCTACAATGGAACATTTCCTGAGTTTTTGGGATTGTGGGGAATATATTTCATCAGCAGCTAAGCTTGAAGTAACACATGCTCCCGGAGCAGCCTTATTCCAGATTGTAGGCGCGGTAGCAGGTATTTTTGCATTGGGAAACAGCAGTAATTATTCGATAGTGATTAATGCTATGTCAGCACTTTTCAGTGCGTTGACCATTCTGTTTCTATTTTGGACCATTACTCATTTTTTTAGAAGACTTTTACATAAAGATTTTGAAGATATTACGAAGAATCAGAAGATCTCAATTCTGTTTGCCGGAGCGATAGGCGCTTTATGTTTTATGTTTTCAGATACATTTTGGTTTTCAGCAGTAGAGGGAGAAGTCTATTCAATGGCCTCTTTATTTATTGCAATTTTAGTCTGGTTGGTAACCCAATGGGAAAATGAATATAAAGCGGTAGATAATGAAAGGTGGATCATTCTTGTATTCTTTATCATCGGACTCTCAGTAGGAGTTCACATGATGTGTATGCTGGCCATTCCTGCAATATGTCTGGTGTATTATGCCCGAAACTATACGTTTACCTGGAAAAGTTTTATCGTAGCCAATTTGATAACGCTTGGAGTTTTGGCATTGGTCTTCAAGATTGTTTTCCCGCTGATTATGACGATGTTCGGACAGTTGGAGATCTTCTTTGTAAACGGTTGGGGGTTTCCTTTTCATTCCGGGACAATTGTAGCCTTTATTTTGACGGCAGTGATTTGCTATTTCCTGATTATATATGCCAGAAAAACAAAGAAGAATATTTATCAGACGATTGTTTTATCCGTTGTATATATGATAATAGGTTTTTCATGTTGGCTGGTAATTCCCATCAGGGCAAATGCCAATCCGCCGATGAATCTTAACAATCCGGATACGGCCATCGGAATGAAGGATTATTATAATCGGGAGCAATATGGAGATTGGCCCACTGTGTATGGACAAAACTATACGGCTGCTCTCGACAAAAAAGGATTGGAAAAGAATGAAGACGGAAGCTATAAAAGGAAAATAACCGGAGATACCTACGAAAAGGACGAAAAGACCGGGACGTACAGAAAAACAGGAGAGAGATTTAATTATGTTTACAATAAATCCCACATAAGTTTTATACCCAGAATGTTTAGTGAAGACAAGGAGGTAATGGCCAATTATATTTCGATGTACGGAGCTCCTGATTTTACATTCAATTATGATAATGAAGATGTGGCAGACAACCCACAAGCTAAACAGATTTTTGATGAGTTAAGAGCGAAATATGAAGACGATTCCATTACGGTTGATGATTATATGAAGGTGAAGCCTTATGATCTTATCAATGTTCAAAGGCCTTCATTGGCTCAGAATATGGATTATTTTGTCTCCTTTCAGAACGGATATTATTTTGTAAGGTACCTGATGTGGAACTTCGTAGGGAGACAGAATGATTTTCAAGGTCATCTGGAAAATACCCATGGAAATTGGATTTCAGGATTTTCTTTTATTGACAATGCTTTATTGGGAAATCAGGATAAGATACCGTCAAAATTTAAAAATGAAAGCACTGTAAAGTTCTTTTTCCTGCCGCTAATGTTGGGATTAATTGGTTTCTTTTTCCAATTGAGCAGGGATTTTGGAAGATTTTATGCGCTTCTTTCGTTGTTTATTCTGACCAGCATTGGGATTGTTTTCTATACAGGAGTGAAGCCTTTCGAACCAAGAGAAAGAGATTATGCAATGGTAGGATCGTTTTATGCTTTTGCTGTTTGGATTGGGCTGGGAGCTGGAAGTATTCTATGCTTTATTCAATCCAAAATAAAATCTGGTGTTGCCTCTATTTTAACTGGAGTGATCCTGTTGGGGATTCCTTTCATGATGGGCTTTCAGAACTATGGTCCACATGACCGTAGCAAGAAATCTGCGGCTTATGATTCGGCCTATTCTTTCCTGGCATCATTGCCTAAAAACGGTATTGTTTTTAGCTATGCCGATAATGATACTTATCCGGTTTGGGGCCTCCAGGAAACAGAAAGATTTCGGGATGATGTGAAAAGCGTGAATTTCACAATGCTGGCTACTCCCTGGAATATCGATCAGGTAAAAAGAAGAACCTACAACGCAATGGGAGTTCCGGGTGAATTAGCCCATGAAGATTACAGAGATGGCGTGAACGATCAGGTTTACCTGATGAAAAAAGAAGACTGGGAAGGATTATTTGCCATGTTAAAAGAACAGGGAGCTCCCGAAAATGCATTTCAGGAATTCAGAAAATTCCTTACTCAGGAATCAATGACATTAAAAGATGCGATTCAGTTCCTGAAATATAAATCTCCGGCAAAAGATGAGCTGTTGAAAATGTATTTTGGTGAGAAAGAGTATGAAAAGTACAATATTATTCCGGTAAACAAATTCATTCTTCCGGTGAATAAAGAAAATGCAGTAAAGTCCGGAATCATTAATCACGCAGATCTTCCTAATGCAGTAGATCAGATCGCTATAAGCTATGGTGCGAATACCCTTTATAAAAGTCATCTTATTATGCTGGATATACTGGCTAATTTTGATTGGAAACGTCCGATAAACTTCTCTTCAGGAGGGATGTATGACAGTGAAAATATATTTTATCTTGATGATTATCTGCAGTTCGATGGTTTCAGTTACAGACTCATTCCTATCCGTACGCCTCAAAGTCCGGATGGAGACAAAGGAAGGGTAGATGCCCATTCACTTTATAACGTAGTGAAAAATTATAAATGGGGTAATTTTAAAGATCTTAGTATCCACTATGATGAAACGGGTATATCTGATATTATGAGCTACAGGATGTCAGTGAGCAGAGCGGTTTCTGCATTGATGGCCAGGGGTGAAAAAACA from Chryseobacterium indologenes encodes the following:
- a CDS encoding TlpA family protein disulfide reductase, producing the protein MENLKKWMLNNISTVVLTVLFIIILVNLDAKAWLMRQVASTGILNSSISEPEKKPGTPAAYTDLILKNEEGNLIDASHLKNKVVFINFWASWCPPCRAEFPSVEKLYNKYKVNPDIVFLTVNLDDNPALGKAYLKEKGFTVPFITPAGNIPEALYSGSLPTTVVIDKNGEIRLHHTGVADYSKDSFYQQIDSLLK
- a CDS encoding SMI1/KNR4 family protein — translated: MISFRILSIEEIEAEVLKGKINIQNFPKTIDFPFPEQYKKLVTLIKTTEIASEAILYNAVEAGNENKEFLLKDYWCFAGNGQGDRWFLNKNGAVFFYNHDYDERLESMNISFEQWLQMTFVIRQLDLYFDEHNNISEPVQQMFYKTLNVIHPKLSEIYPFTV
- a CDS encoding SMI1/KNR4 family protein; the encoded protein is MEEVQHVYCEKHGQRDLKLLCSHLLASSHEPIGFHEFEPENMAWCHECEKALSKTRTDEEQDQWSQDCGYKIVCAVCWDAVKESNQIIKKSMNLAELEQKYNIQYPEIYHQLAENNMLDWGLSGSSWYYDTFPKLKANPPLLLFGFDIEIWNDQELVETSIDEMSDEEDYRNIHPDYQFIPFAQNGAGDLYAFQFDLQKNGEVPVTLIPHDDDEAQVLAGNFQDFIFRQLLESVAEIDEGSIFYEEEEEDLKQNLFNQLKTHEPYLTAKQIEILNSIYQRDIFEYTYKIPNGGSFETEGLVTFDEVEEILNKEIASEHLNRNFNYTESPKS
- a CDS encoding RidA family protein, translated to MEKRIVNPWKWQQARSYSQAVEVKNVEATLYCSGQAAIDPDGISSNKDMESQLKQTIANLEEVITAAGYECKGIVRLNIYTTSTQELWPHFSILQKWIVQHNIEQAVTMLEVNRLFETLKVELEAIVVK
- a CDS encoding SDR family oxidoreductase, which encodes MNIQLFSKNALIGGATQGIGAGIAVELAKCGANVTIVARNETKLKDFMASLPIVHPEQNHEYLVADFSDFESYQQIIARYFNTHSIDILVNNTNGPEPGLAVDKKVADYQKAFDLLFKTVCETTLLALPYMTEQKNGRIINVSSLSVKEPIGSLALSNSIRSAVMAWAKTLSNEVAQHNITVNNILTGYFDTARIQNLIHHDAQKEGVPEDEIKQTRENKIPMKRFGKPEEYGYLVAFLASEYASYLTGANIPLDGGLNNTY
- a CDS encoding protein O-mannosyl-transferase family, producing MKNWSFKKWNTILGWFLFVIALITYFSTMEHFLSFWDCGEYISSAAKLEVTHAPGAALFQIVGAVAGIFALGNSSNYSIVINAMSALFSALTILFLFWTITHFFRRLLHKDFEDITKNQKISILFAGAIGALCFMFSDTFWFSAVEGEVYSMASLFIAILVWLVTQWENEYKAVDNERWIILVFFIIGLSVGVHMMCMLAIPAICLVYYARNYTFTWKSFIVANLITLGVLALVFKIVFPLIMTMFGQLEIFFVNGWGFPFHSGTIVAFILTAVICYFLIIYARKTKKNIYQTIVLSVVYMIIGFSCWLVIPIRANANPPMNLNNPDTAIGMKDYYNREQYGDWPTVYGQNYTAALDKKGLEKNEDGSYKRKITGDTYEKDEKTGTYRKTGERFNYVYNKSHISFIPRMFSEDKEVMANYISMYGAPDFTFNYDNEDVADNPQAKQIFDELRAKYEDDSITVDDYMKVKPYDLINVQRPSLAQNMDYFVSFQNGYYFVRYLMWNFVGRQNDFQGHLENTHGNWISGFSFIDNALLGNQDKIPSKFKNESTVKFFFLPLMLGLIGFFFQLSRDFGRFYALLSLFILTSIGIVFYTGVKPFEPRERDYAMVGSFYAFAVWIGLGAGSILCFIQSKIKSGVASILTGVILLGIPFMMGFQNYGPHDRSKKSAAYDSAYSFLASLPKNGIVFSYADNDTYPVWGLQETERFRDDVKSVNFTMLATPWNIDQVKRRTYNAMGVPGELAHEDYRDGVNDQVYLMKKEDWEGLFAMLKEQGAPENAFQEFRKFLTQESMTLKDAIQFLKYKSPAKDELLKMYFGEKEYEKYNIIPVNKFILPVNKENAVKSGIINHADLPNAVDQIAISYGANTLYKSHLIMLDILANFDWKRPINFSSGGMYDSENIFYLDDYLQFDGFSYRLIPIRTPQSPDGDKGRVDAHSLYNVVKNYKWGNFKDLSIHYDETGISDIMSYRMSVSRAVSALMARGEKTKALELLELVAKEIPAEKYNDPRSLSSLVTAYIVAGLEQKGIHLAENLKKEILSEYDYYLSLSPKFRAADRRQMRSKPMEYSLVVSGVTEAYRTLGQNEKAQNYLLKSVEPIDEKLSAFVKNLQQMDKEQAAKESENVQKITPFYQYLFNVMEPFDSTYSKKKEVEITTAIMKALNNKKI